AGGTGCCCGCCAGCCCCTGGGCGGAGGCGAGTTGGCCGGCCCGCTCGGGGAGCAGGTCGGTGACGTAGACGTCGCTGACGCCGGGATGGGCCTGGAACAGGGTGGCGAACTGGCCCGAGAACTGTCCGGCGCCGACGATGCCGATGGAGAAGGTCATGGAGCGCGTGCCCTTCACTGGGAGAGGATGAGGTTGATCTGGTCGTTGGTCTGATCGAGGCTGCTCACGGGCTTTCCGTTGCCGTAGATGTCCTCCATGGCAGGGGACATGAGGGCCGTCATGTCCGCCGAGTAGCTGGCGATCGGATAGGAGAAGGTCCGGAAGCGCTTCTTGTCGGCCAGGGGTTCGGTGAACGCCGAGACGTCGATGCCCTTCTTCCGGTAGGCGGCGACGGCCGCCTCGGTCCCGGCCGGAGTGGCGGGGAAGACCACCCCGGACCTGCCGACGACGGTCTGGCACCGGTCCGAGGCCAGGTAGGCCACCCACTTGCGGGCGCCCGCCTTGTTCTTGGCGGCCTTGGTGATGGAGTCGGCGAGACCGTTCATCATCGTGGCGCGCTTGCCGGTCGGGCCGGCCGGCGTCAGGGCGGTCTTGATGTCCTTGCCCTTGAAACCGGCGTACGTGGAGATCATCCAGGCCCCGTCGAACGCGGTGGCCGCCTTGCCCGCCGCGACCTGGGTGTTCGCTTGGTTGGACTGGACGTTGTAGTCGGACAGCGGCGGCATGTAGCCCTTCTTCGCCAGGCCGAAGTACCACTGGATGACCGACTGGAAGGTCTTGCTGTCGTACTGGTACTTCGTGCCCCAGCGCGGCTTGTCGAGGTAGCTCCAGCCGGCGGAGGCGGCGAAGTTGCTCCACTGGGTCTGGCCGTCGCCGAAGCCGCCGCCGTTGCTGGCCATCCCGTAGACCTTGACGTTGTTCTTGTCGAAGCCCGGTTCGTCGCCCCGCTTGCCGTTCCTGTCGATCGTAAGGTGGGCGATGGTCTTCTCGAAGGTGCCGCCGTCCTCCGGGTTCCAGGAGAGGCCGTTCAGCTGCTCGGCGGTGAGGCCGGCGTCCTCCGTCATCTTCGAGTTGTAGAACAGCGCGACCGTGTCCCAGTCCTTCGGAGCGCCGTAGCGGTGGCCGTCCTTTCCGATCCAGTTGGCAGCGAGGCCCGGCTGGTAGTCGGAGTTCTCGATGCCGAGGTCGTCGAGCGGTTCGAGGACCTTGAGGTCGGCGAACTGGCCGAAGTTCTGGATGTGGTCGGTGAACACGTCCGGCTGGGTGCCCGCGATGAACCCCGCGGTGAGCTTGGTCCAGTAGTCGGACCAGCCCAGCTGCGTGATCTTCACCTTCAGTCCGGGGTTCTCCTTCTCGAACCCTTTCGCGCAGGCCTGGTAGGCGGGGAGCTGGTTGGCGTCCCACAGCCAGTACGTGACGGTGTTCGCGGAGGAACCGGCGGCGCCTCCTGAGGCGCATCCGCTGACCAGGGACAGCGCCAGCGCTCCGGTCGCCGCGACGAGCGGACGAAATCGAATTCGCATCACAGTCCCCTTACTTGATCCCGGTGAAGCCGATGGAGCTGACGATGCGGCGGGCGAAGCAGGCGAACAGCACCAGCATCGGCAGCGCGGCGATCAGCGTCGCTGCCATGAGCCCGGACCAGTCGACGCCGGTCGCCGGGGTCTGCGCCCGGAAGACCGCCAGCGCCACGGTCAGCACGCGTGAGCTGTCGCTGTAGGAGACCATCAGCGGCCAGAAGTAGTCGTTCCAGGAGGTGATGTACGTCAGCACGGCCAGCGTGATGATCGGCGTGGACGCCATCGGCAGGACCACCCGGAAGAAGATCTTGATCTTCCCGGCGCCGTCGAGCAGCGCGGCCTCCTCGACCTCCTTGGGGATGTTCATGAAGAACTGCCGCAGGAAGAACACCGCGAACGGGGTCATGAACAGGCTGGGCAGCGCGATGCCGAGGAGGGTGTCCACCAGGTGCAGCTGCTTGATGAGCACGAAGTTCGGCAGCAGCGTGAAGATGGTCGGCACCATCATCCCGGCCAGGAACAGCCCGAACACCTTGTCCCGGCCCCGCCAGCGCAGCCGGGAGAAGGCGTACGCGGCCATCGCGGAGAAGAAGATCTGACAGCCGGTGATCAGGGTCGAGACGAGCAACGAGTTGAGCAGATAACGCCAGAAGTCCAGCCCGCCGCCCGCGCCGCCCTGCGCGATCGCCTCCTCGGACGACTGAAGGCCCAGAGCTCGTTCGAAGCCGCTGGTGGTGAGGTCCACCGGCAGGGGGTTGGTGGGGTCGGCGCTCAGGCCCGCGTTGGTGGAGAGCGCGGTGCGCAGGATCCAGTAGAACGGCAGCAGGGTGATGAGGAGGATCAGTCCCATCACGGTCCAGGCGGCGGCCCGCCCGAAGGGGAACCTGCGCCGCACCGGTCGTAGGGTCGTGGTGGTCGTCACGGCAGCCATGGCGGTGTCTCCCTTCCGTCAGCCGAGGTCGGTCCGGCCGGCCCGGGTGAGCCGGTACTGGAGGATGGTGATCGCGCTCAGCACGACCAGGAGGGCGACGGACATGGCCGAGGCGTAGCCGAACTGGAAGCGGCCGAAGGCCGAGCCGTAGATGTAGTACTGCAGGACGTTGGTCGCGTTGGCCGGACCGCCCGCGGTGGTCACGGCCACGGTGTCGAACACCTGGAACGACCCGATCACGGTCATGATCAGCACGACCGCGAGCACCGGACGCAGCAGCGGCATGGTGATCCGCCAGAACATCCGCCACTCGCTCGCGCCGTCCACCCGGGCCGCCTCGTACATGTCGTTGGGGATGGCCTGCAGACCGGCGAACAGGAGCAGGGCGGTGTAGCCCACATGCCGCCACACGTTGATGAGTGCGATCGTCGGGATCGCCCAGGTCTCGTCGGCGAGGAACGGGATGCGGTCCACGCCGAGGCCGCTGATGATCTCGTTGCCGATGCCGAGCTGGGTGTCGAGGATCCAGAGCCAGACGAGACCGGCCACGACGTTCGACATCAAATACGGTGTCAGCACGATCCCGCGCAGCATCGCCGACTGGGTCAGCCGCTGGAGCATGACGGCGATGGCGAGCGCCGCGACCGTCTGGACGCCGATGTTGATGACGACGTACTCGACGGTGACCCACAGGGAGTCCCAGAAGATGGGGTCGTTGACCATGCGGACGTAGTTGTCCAGGCCCACCCACTCCGCCGGCGTCAGCAGGTTGAAGCGGGTGAAGCTCAGATAGATGCCCCGCAGGGTCGGCCAGAGCAGGAAGACCAGGAAACCGAGCAGTGCCGGCGCGATGAAGAGCGCGGCCAGCCGACCGTCCCCCCGGTCCTCGCCGGACACCCCTTGTCGCGTCCCGGTCCTGCTGCGGGCCTCCGCCGCGCCGCCCGTGGGCAGACGTGAGGGAGGACTGCTGGAGGCGATGGTCATCGGGAGACTCCCTCGCTGCGGCGGCTCGTCCTCTGGCGGGACTTACTTTTGGCGCGAAACAATTGCTGCGTCAAGAGGCCTGCAAACATCTTTTCGCAGGAACCGACATCGACCTAGAGTGGTCATGTTGATTTCAGTGTGAAAAAAATGGGTGAGGGGAGTCGCATCTTCATGACCGAAGGCACCGCCGGCTGGCTGCCGCTGAGCCCGGGGGAGCGGTCCGTGGCGATCGAAGTCCTCGTCCACGGCCCGCTGTCGCGCACGGAACTCGCCCGCAGGCTGGGTCTGTCGGCCGGCAGCCTCACCCGGCTGACCAAGCCGCTGATCGAGTCGGGCCTGCTGGTCGAGGTGCCCGAGGCGGGCGCGCCCGCGGAGACGCGCCAGGGCCGCCCCTCCCAGCCGCTGGACGTGGTCGCCGACTCGGGGTTCTTCCTCGGCTTCAAGATCACCGAGGACGCGGTCTACGGCGTCGTCACCACCCTGCGCAGCCACATCGTCGCCCGCCACGACCGCCCGCTCACCACCCATGACCCTGCCGAAGTCGCCGACGTGCTGGCCGGGATGACCGCCGAACTGGCAGGCGGCCACCCCCGGCTCACCGGGATCGGCATCGGGGTCGGCGGCTTCGTCCAGGACCGTGCGGTGGTCGGCGAGTCACCCTTCCTGCTGTGGCGGGGCGTCCCCCTGGCCGACCTGGTCGAGGAGCGCACCGGGCTGCCGGTGGTCGTCGAGAACGATGTCGCCGCCCTGGTCGAGGCCGAGACCTGGTTCGGCGCCGGACGCGGCCTGGACCGCTTCGTCGTCCTCACCATCGGCGCCGGCCTCGGCTACGGGCTCGTCCTGGGGGGCAAGCGGGTGCCTTTCGCTGAGGAGGACCGCGGCTTCGGAAGGCACTGGATCGTCGATACCAACGGGCCGCTCACCCCGGACGGCAGGCGTGGCAGCGCCGTCTCGCTGCTGACCATCCCCAGCATCCGCTACCAGATCCGGGCCGCCACCGGCCGCGACCGCACGTACGAGGAGATCCTCGCGCGTGCCGCCGCCGGGGACCCCATGGCGGCCCGGGTCGTCGACGAGGCGGCACGCGCGCTCGGCACGCTCCTCGCCCAGATCTCCAACTTCGTGATGCCCCAGAAGATCCTGCTCGCCGGGGAGGGGGTCGGACTGATGGACGTGGCCGGCGAGACGGTGGAGGAGACCGTCCGCGAGCACCGGCATCCCCTGGCCGCCCCGGTCGGCCTGGAGACGAAGGTGTCCGATTTTCACGACTGGGCACGCGGCGCGGCCGTGTTGGCCATCAAGGTGCTGGTCCTGGGATCGGCCGAAGTGTGAACAGCCTCACGTTTACCGGGAGATGGACGTGATCAGCAACACTGTCCGGAATGCCCCTTTAGCTCGTGATTACTCACATCGCCTTCACCTACAGCGCCGTATGCTTCACAGCATGTCCACCACTGTTGAAACCTCATCCGAGCGATCGGCTGACGAGGTCAACGAGGAGATCCGCGCGCTGTGGCGCCGGTCGGGCGGGACACTGAGCGTCGAGCAGCGCGAGGAGTACCAGCGGCTCGTCCTGGAGTGGGCCGCCGCGGCCCCGCAGCCGGAGCCCGCGGCCTGACCTTCGTCCCGGCCCGCTGACGCATCGGACCCTCGTCGAGGGGCACCCCTGATCCAATGGGTGCCCTTCTCGCACTTTCCTCGGCCGTCGTCTACGGCATCGTCGACTTCGCCGGCGGTCTGCTGTCCCGGCGCGCGCATCACACCGCTGTCACCTTCCTCGGCCAGCTCGGCGGGCTGCTGCTCGCCTGCGCCGCAGCCCTCCTCCTGCCCGCCGACGCCGTCCATCGCGCCGACCTGCTCTGGGGCGCGCTGTCCGGCGTCGGCAGCGGCACGGCCATGTGGTTCCTCAACCGCGGGCTGAGCAGAGGGGACATGAGTGTCGTGGTGCCGGTGAGCGCCGTCACCGGTGTCGCGCTGTCGGTGCTGTGCGGGGTCCTCGTCCTCGGCGACCGTCCGGGCGCCGTCGCCTGGCTGGGCATCGCCGTCACGGTCCCCGCCCTGTGGTTCGTCGCCGGGGGCAGGGGCGGTGCCGGGAAGGGAACGGCGGACGGACTGATCGCCAGCCTGGGCGTCGCCGTGCAGTACCTCGCCCTCGGCCAGGCCGGGCCCGGGAGCGGGCTGTGGCCCGTCGCCGCGGGCCGGGTCGCCGCGGTCCTCGTCCTCCTGCCGGACGCCGCACGTCACGCCCGCCGGCTGAGGCTGCCGCCGGTGCGCTGCGCCCAGGCCGTGCTCATAGGGGCAGGCGCGGCCCTCGGCCTCGTGCTGTATCTGCTCGCCGCCCAGCGGCAGTTGCTGGCCGTGGCCGTGGTCCTGGCCTCCCTCTATCCGGCCCTCCCCGTGGTGCTGGGCCTCGTCCTGCTGCACGAGCGGATCAGCCGCCGTCAGGCGCTGGGGCTGCTGGGGGCCGGGATCGCGACCGTGCTGCTCACCCTGGGCTGACGGGAACACCCGGGACGGCCGGCCGCCGAACAGCGTCAGCTCCAAGTGGCCGAGTAGTACTGCCGATACGCCTTGCGGTCCTGCTCCGCGCGGATCCACCGGGTCGCGACCAGGGCGACGAGGCTGCCCGCGATGACGAGCATGCCGGGGCCGACATTGCGCGGGTCGGTGAGGCGGCTCAGCAGCGTCGACACGTCCGTGCCCGTGATCGGCGCCGACGAGCCCGGCGAGGCGGGGTCCTGCGAGGCCGACGGCGCGGGTGCGGCGCCCGTGCCCCCGGCCGACTTGGCCACGATCAGCTTGACCCCCAGCTCGGTCAGCGCCTTCGTCACCGGCTGGAAGAACGTCGTGCCACCCGCCTTGCAGTCCCCGCTGCCGCCCGACGTCAGGCCGAGCGCGACACCGTCGGCGAACATCGGGCCCCCGCTGTCGCCCGGTTCGGCGCACACGTTCGTCTCGATGAGGCCGCTGACCGTGCCCTCGGGGTAGTTGACCGTCGCGTTGAGCGCGGTCACCTCTCCCTCGCGCAGACCGCTGGTGCTGCCGCTGCGGAAGATCTTCTGCCCGACCTCCGCATCGGCGACGCCCGTGATCCGCACGCCCTTGCCGTCACCGACCGCCACGACGTCCGCGCCCTTGCCCGCACGGCCGCCGTCGTACTTCACCAGGGAGTAGTCGTCGCCGGGAAAGCTGCCCCTGAGCGAGGTGCCGACCTGCTCCCGGCCCCGGTCGTCGGTGAACCAGACGGAACCGTCCGGCCCGCAGTGCCCGGCCGTGAGGATGAAGTCGCTCTTCCCGTCGGTCACGTTGAACCCCGCCGAACAGCGCCCGGCGGTCGACAGGATGGGCTGCGCGCCGTTGACCCGTGTCGTGAAGGTGCCCTCGGTGCGCTCCATGCGCACGAAGGAGCCGATGCCCTGGGCGACCTCGGTCATCCGGGACCAGTCGGAGGCGGAGACGGTGCTGTCACCCCGTACCACCACCCGGTTGCTCTTGTAGTCCAGGGCCCACGAGGTTCCGGAGACCCGGGGTGCCGAACGCAACGTCGCCGCAGCGGACTTGAGGTCGCTCATGCTGTGGCTGACCATCTTGGCCCGCGCGCCGGCGCGCTTCACCTCGGCGGCCGCCTTCTCGTCGGTGACCGCGACAACCGGCCGCCCGGCCGGGTCGACCCAACTGCCCGCCGTGCGGGAGTTCCCGAGCCGGGACACGAGGTCGGTGCCCTCACCGGTCGCCGGCGGCGCGGTGAACGGCACGCCGATGGACGGAGCAGCAGGCTCGCTCGCCACGGCGTTGGTGACCATCGTTCCTCCGAGGAGGAGTCCGCCGACGGCCGCCAGCCGTGTCACTCGCCGGACGACCCGTCGTCGTGCGTGCCTCATGCATGGCTCCCGAACCCGAACATCACGGTGAACACCGCGGGGCCCTCCTTGAGTTGAGTGCCCTTCATCCATACGGGACGCAGCCGTGCCGCGTTCAGCGCACCGGTGATCTCTTGCGCGTCACCCGGCGACCAGGGCCGAGAGCAGGGCCCCGCTGCGCGCGTCGCCCCACACCGAGTCCGGATCGACGTAGGGCCGCAGCAGGGCGGTGAGCGCCGGGTCCCCGCGGCCGTTCAGCTCGTCGGAGGCGATTCTGCGGGCGATCCCGGCGAGGAAGTCCGCCACCTGCACCCGCTCGTCGTCACGCGCGACGACGAGCCGCAGCCCGGCCAGGCCGATCCCGGCCCGCCGGGCCGTCCCCTCGATCCACGCGATGCGGTCCGGCGTCAGCATGTTCTGCCGGTCGTGCACGAGGTGGACCGGCCGTCCGTCCCCGTTCCAGAGCGCCGCCGTCCGCACGATCGCCGGGAGCAGCGGGTTGAGCAGGGGGATCAGGGGCGGCCCGGCCAGGAACCCGTGGCGGTAGGACACCGCGCGGGCCCGGGTCGCGGCCAGCCGCTCCAGGATCCCCGCCGCGTCGGTCCTCGGACGCGCCCGGCGCAGGGCGTCGACCGTGCCGTAGAAGGCCTCCACCGGGTCCCCGTCGTGGCGCACCCGCAGCAGTCGGTTGGCCGCCTCCAGGAACGCCCGCCAGCCGTCCTCCCCGAAGGCAGGGCGCCCCGCGCGGAACAGGACGGCCGCCTCGGCCGGGTCGTCGAGCAGCAGGCCGACGGTCCGGTCCACCACGAAGAACGTCTTCTCCATGAGGTGCACCCGCGCCTGACCGTGGATCGGTCCCTCCGGCGCGAGCAGCCACTCCAGCACCGCGCGGTGCTTCTCCCGCAACAGGTGGTTCGCCTTGTACTCCTCGGCCGGTGACCGGATCCGGTCCCGGATCTCCCGTACCGCCGCCGCGGCCGACGCCGTGGACAGCGAGACGCCGGCGTGCGCGAACACGTCCGTGTTCCCGCCGGTGAGATTCTCACCGTCCGACCCCGACTCGTCACAGGCGATCTCCAGGAACGCGCCCGCCGCCCCGCCCCGCTCCCCGTCCGCAAGATTCCCGCTCACCGCACAGCCCCCTATCGTGTGCCCATGACCAGGATCCCGCACGAGACGTCCGGTGAACCGAATCCCCTGCACGCCCTCACGCTCGACCGCCTCCGGCAGCGCACCAGCATGAAGTGGCGCACCTACCCCGAGGACGTGCTGCCGCTGTGGGTGGCCGAGATGGACGTACCGCTCGCCGAGCCCGTCGTGCGCGCCGTCACCGACGCGCTCCACCTCGGTGACACCGGCTACCCGGCCGGCACCGCCTACGCGGAGGCACTGGCCGCCTTCGCCGGGAAGCGGTGGGGCTGGGACGGGCTCGCCGTGGAGCGCACCGCGATCGTGCCCGACGTCATGCTGGGCGTCGTCGAGATGCTCAAACTGGTCACCGGCCCCGGCGACACGGTGGTCGTGAACCCGCCCGTCTACCCGCCGTTCTACATGTTCGTGGAGCACATGGACCGACGGGTGGCCGAGGCCCCGCTCGGGGCGGACGGGCGCCTCGACCTCGATGTCCTGGAGGAGACCTTCCGGCAGGCCGTGGCGGACGGGCGGCGGGCCGCCCACCTGCTGTGCAGCCCCCACAACCCGACCGGCACGGTGCACACGGCCGAGGAGCTGTCCGCCGTCGCCGGGCTCGCCGAGCGGTATGGCGTGCGCGTCGTCGCCGACGAGATCCATGCCCCGCTCGTGGTCGGCGGCGCCGGTTTCGTGCCGTATCTGAGCGTGCCGGGCGCCGAGCGCGGCCTGTCGCTGATGTCGGCCTCGAAGGGCTGGAACCTGCCCGGGCTCAAGGCCGCCCTCGCGGTCGCCGGGCCCGGGGCCGCCGCCGACCTGGACCGGATGCCCGAGGAGGTGGGGCACGGCCCGAGCCACGTCGCCGTCATCGCCCACACCGCCGCCCTGCGCGACGGTGTCACCTGGCTGGACGCCCTGCTGGCCGGCCTCGACGGCAACCGGCGGCTGCTCGCGGACCTGCTGGCCGAGCACCTGCCCGCGATCCGCTACCGGCCGGGCGACGCCACCTACCTGGCCTGGCTCGACTGCCGCGCCCTCGGGCTCGGCGACGACCCGGCCGACGTCTTCCTGCGCCGCGGCCGCGTCGCCCTCAGCTCCGGCCTCGACTTCGGCACCGGCGGCACCGGCCATGTCCGCCTCAACCTGGCGACCTCGAACGAGGTGCTCACGGAGGCCGTGCGGAGGATGGCGGCGGCGCTGCGGTGAAGCCGGGGACGCGCTCGTAGACTGCCCGCCATGGACGACAGGACGCCGACTGAACCGGGCGCGGGCAAGTACCTGCTGCTCACCAGCTACCGCGGGAACGGTACGCCGGTCGCCACCCCGGTCTGGGTGGTACGCGACGGGGACGCGCTCGGCGTCTGGACGCCCGCCGGCTCCTGGAAGGTGAAGCGGATCCGCAACCGGGCCGACGTCCTGGTCGGCCCCTGCGACGCGCGCGGCAACCCCACCGGCGACCAGGTGCCCGCGACGGCGGTGATCTGCGACCCGGCCACCACCGCCCGCTACCGGCGGCTGATCGCCCGCAAGTACGGCCTGACGGGGCGGCTGACCCTGTTCGGCAGCCGGCTGCGCCGCGGCGTGGACGGCACCGTGGGCATCCGCATCACCCTCTGACGTCCAGCAAGGGCTTTCGGCGCGGGGGAGTGGAGGTCCCGTTCACGGGAAAGGGCACCTGCCATGAGCCGAACTCCCGTCCTGCGCGCAGCCGTCGTCGGCACCGGCCACCGGGCCCAGTTGTTCACCCGCGGCCTCGCCGAACGCCCCGGCCATGTCGTGGCCGCGCTGTGCGACCCCAGCCCGACCCGGATGGCCTTCCACAACCGGCTGCTGGCCGAGACCGGCGCACCGGCCGCCACCACGTGGGAGCCCGACCGCTTCACGGACCTGCTCGCCGAGGAGGGCATCGACGAGGTCGTCGTCACCACCGTCGACGCCGAGCACGACCGCTACATCGTCCCGGCCCTGAAGGCGGGCTGCCGCGTCGTCACCGAGAAGCCGATGACCGTCGACGCCGGGCGCTGCGCCCGCATCCTCGGCACCGTCCGCGAGACCGGCAACTCCCTGACCGTCGCCTTCAACTACCGCTTCAACCCCGTGCACGAGAAGGTGCACGCCCTGCTCGCCGACGGCGCGGTCGGCGAGGTGCTGTCGGTCCACTTCGAGTGGCTGCTCGACGTACGGCACGGCGCCGACTACTTCCGCCGCTGGCACCGCGAGAAGCGCCGCAGCGGCGGCCTGCTGGTGCACAAGTCCTCGCACCACTTCGACCTGGTGAACTGGTGGCTCGCCGACGAGCCCCGGGAGGCCTTCGGCTACGGGCGGCTCGGCTTCTACGGCCGCGAAGCGGGGGAACGGCACGGACTGCGCCGGGACTACGACCGCGCCCACGGCGCCGACCGGGCCGCCGACGACCCCTTCGCCCTGGACCTCGCCGCCGACGACACCCTGCGCGCCCTCTACCTCGACGCCGAACGCGACGACGGCTACCTGCGC
This is a stretch of genomic DNA from Streptomyces hawaiiensis. It encodes these proteins:
- a CDS encoding ABC transporter substrate-binding protein, with protein sequence MRIRFRPLVAATGALALSLVSGCASGGAAGSSANTVTYWLWDANQLPAYQACAKGFEKENPGLKVKITQLGWSDYWTKLTAGFIAGTQPDVFTDHIQNFGQFADLKVLEPLDDLGIENSDYQPGLAANWIGKDGHRYGAPKDWDTVALFYNSKMTEDAGLTAEQLNGLSWNPEDGGTFEKTIAHLTIDRNGKRGDEPGFDKNNVKVYGMASNGGGFGDGQTQWSNFAASAGWSYLDKPRWGTKYQYDSKTFQSVIQWYFGLAKKGYMPPLSDYNVQSNQANTQVAAGKAATAFDGAWMISTYAGFKGKDIKTALTPAGPTGKRATMMNGLADSITKAAKNKAGARKWVAYLASDRCQTVVGRSGVVFPATPAGTEAAVAAYRKKGIDVSAFTEPLADKKRFRTFSYPIASYSADMTALMSPAMEDIYGNGKPVSSLDQTNDQINLILSQ
- a CDS encoding carbohydrate ABC transporter permease, producing MAAVTTTTTLRPVRRRFPFGRAAAWTVMGLILLITLLPFYWILRTALSTNAGLSADPTNPLPVDLTTSGFERALGLQSSEEAIAQGGAGGGLDFWRYLLNSLLVSTLITGCQIFFSAMAAYAFSRLRWRGRDKVFGLFLAGMMVPTIFTLLPNFVLIKQLHLVDTLLGIALPSLFMTPFAVFFLRQFFMNIPKEVEEAALLDGAGKIKIFFRVVLPMASTPIITLAVLTYITSWNDYFWPLMVSYSDSSRVLTVALAVFRAQTPATGVDWSGLMAATLIAALPMLVLFACFARRIVSSIGFTGIK
- a CDS encoding carbohydrate ABC transporter permease, with protein sequence MTIASSSPPSRLPTGGAAEARSRTGTRQGVSGEDRGDGRLAALFIAPALLGFLVFLLWPTLRGIYLSFTRFNLLTPAEWVGLDNYVRMVNDPIFWDSLWVTVEYVVINIGVQTVAALAIAVMLQRLTQSAMLRGIVLTPYLMSNVVAGLVWLWILDTQLGIGNEIISGLGVDRIPFLADETWAIPTIALINVWRHVGYTALLLFAGLQAIPNDMYEAARVDGASEWRMFWRITMPLLRPVLAVVLIMTVIGSFQVFDTVAVTTAGGPANATNVLQYYIYGSAFGRFQFGYASAMSVALLVVLSAITILQYRLTRAGRTDLG
- a CDS encoding ROK family transcriptional regulator, giving the protein MTEGTAGWLPLSPGERSVAIEVLVHGPLSRTELARRLGLSAGSLTRLTKPLIESGLLVEVPEAGAPAETRQGRPSQPLDVVADSGFFLGFKITEDAVYGVVTTLRSHIVARHDRPLTTHDPAEVADVLAGMTAELAGGHPRLTGIGIGVGGFVQDRAVVGESPFLLWRGVPLADLVEERTGLPVVVENDVAALVEAETWFGAGRGLDRFVVLTIGAGLGYGLVLGGKRVPFAEEDRGFGRHWIVDTNGPLTPDGRRGSAVSLLTIPSIRYQIRAATGRDRTYEEILARAAAGDPMAARVVDEAARALGTLLAQISNFVMPQKILLAGEGVGLMDVAGETVEETVREHRHPLAAPVGLETKVSDFHDWARGAAVLAIKVLVLGSAEV
- a CDS encoding EamA family transporter → MGALLALSSAVVYGIVDFAGGLLSRRAHHTAVTFLGQLGGLLLACAAALLLPADAVHRADLLWGALSGVGSGTAMWFLNRGLSRGDMSVVVPVSAVTGVALSVLCGVLVLGDRPGAVAWLGIAVTVPALWFVAGGRGGAGKGTADGLIASLGVAVQYLALGQAGPGSGLWPVAAGRVAAVLVLLPDAARHARRLRLPPVRCAQAVLIGAGAALGLVLYLLAAQRQLLAVAVVLASLYPALPVVLGLVLLHERISRRQALGLLGAGIATVLLTLG
- a CDS encoding S1 family peptidase produces the protein MRHARRRVVRRVTRLAAVGGLLLGGTMVTNAVASEPAAPSIGVPFTAPPATGEGTDLVSRLGNSRTAGSWVDPAGRPVVAVTDEKAAAEVKRAGARAKMVSHSMSDLKSAAATLRSAPRVSGTSWALDYKSNRVVVRGDSTVSASDWSRMTEVAQGIGSFVRMERTEGTFTTRVNGAQPILSTAGRCSAGFNVTDGKSDFILTAGHCGPDGSVWFTDDRGREQVGTSLRGSFPGDDYSLVKYDGGRAGKGADVVAVGDGKGVRITGVADAEVGQKIFRSGSTSGLREGEVTALNATVNYPEGTVSGLIETNVCAEPGDSGGPMFADGVALGLTSGGSGDCKAGGTTFFQPVTKALTELGVKLIVAKSAGGTGAAPAPSASQDPASPGSSAPITGTDVSTLLSRLTDPRNVGPGMLVIAGSLVALVATRWIRAEQDRKAYRQYYSATWS
- a CDS encoding MalY/PatB family protein, whose product is MTRIPHETSGEPNPLHALTLDRLRQRTSMKWRTYPEDVLPLWVAEMDVPLAEPVVRAVTDALHLGDTGYPAGTAYAEALAAFAGKRWGWDGLAVERTAIVPDVMLGVVEMLKLVTGPGDTVVVNPPVYPPFYMFVEHMDRRVAEAPLGADGRLDLDVLEETFRQAVADGRRAAHLLCSPHNPTGTVHTAEELSAVAGLAERYGVRVVADEIHAPLVVGGAGFVPYLSVPGAERGLSLMSASKGWNLPGLKAALAVAGPGAAADLDRMPEEVGHGPSHVAVIAHTAALRDGVTWLDALLAGLDGNRRLLADLLAEHLPAIRYRPGDATYLAWLDCRALGLGDDPADVFLRRGRVALSSGLDFGTGGTGHVRLNLATSNEVLTEAVRRMAAALR
- a CDS encoding PPOX class F420-dependent oxidoreductase, yielding MDDRTPTEPGAGKYLLLTSYRGNGTPVATPVWVVRDGDALGVWTPAGSWKVKRIRNRADVLVGPCDARGNPTGDQVPATAVICDPATTARYRRLIARKYGLTGRLTLFGSRLRRGVDGTVGIRITL
- a CDS encoding Gfo/Idh/MocA family protein, with translation MSRTPVLRAAVVGTGHRAQLFTRGLAERPGHVVAALCDPSPTRMAFHNRLLAETGAPAATTWEPDRFTDLLAEEGIDEVVVTTVDAEHDRYIVPALKAGCRVVTEKPMTVDAGRCARILGTVRETGNSLTVAFNYRFNPVHEKVHALLADGAVGEVLSVHFEWLLDVRHGADYFRRWHREKRRSGGLLVHKSSHHFDLVNWWLADEPREAFGYGRLGFYGREAGERHGLRRDYDRAHGADRAADDPFALDLAADDTLRALYLDAERDDGYLRDRNVFDGPVTIEDDMSLLVRYARGATMTYHLTAYSPWEGYRVMFNGSAGRLELEVEESRWQPPPTRLTPAAGTVHGNRAAEHAGGVRLTLRPLWRPPVDVPLAVTHAAHGGGDPRMLDALFGPVGPTRSEDTAAVDHPTATERDGALALAVGLAANRSFETGRPVRTDELITG